The following proteins are co-located in the Octopus sinensis linkage group LG24, ASM634580v1, whole genome shotgun sequence genome:
- the LOC118767721 gene encoding uncharacterized protein LOC118767721: MPTKFLYTRTYKTNNTFQLSTLNLSHRNSTQIFPMCGQKTLSFAILFLFVIVSSIFGENLNASVPDIPENTEQATAVSATVEPILQTTTERQYSSAQSYHEKQQDEFQTNTTPDFPLFPRKEDSQQFWNDHPEFKGVPDLPANSTNYPTWLIKLMSQDKSLKPTSRAHSQDQSPSFLQNDRFIDADQHQQSFNHPTENGRFMHLPAREFHARRQWLSQDDTSNEQPIFLYPVQSIQTKFVHPVEIFPLNSAVVRNRDLLWRPTAERVENTERQRYHKVFDRLNFNRELRAKQYYPGIENNGFESLQQAVFENSVDRNFHAYQRNIPIILAKSGNLQLNPNPNFRNKLVIFSVEPVLKRDLVSPLRRTKRQTRGIYRKPPRLQEFDDDKPKNFVPKRKWPGKENSFRFNDFQLENRWSPFFSPTNFVERQKIPIVVVKMDKNAFQFNNNGNDEHKEGAEASGNNQRDGAEMTRRQYPNESNFLFVGGGPWMPGQWLTADEQSQNTPAVDYSRRFHGNIFFERFPYSRSRNNKDIIGNSPKQLNRHEIVNNAKSDHLHRSHLNNGNNNFSSQNLKNDNFSHMDFSPNIAPSDRSGKILAVTSIYSKFNGNLKDSVETGNGFPTASKNGDRRFQSLLPLFPNWLLKKFSEKKVASAASEKGTDSQNIGPKGGDVKTCLSNCSSAANSKTEHSQKDITREDKSNRTEKPKLRTKDVLPASSSDILQNRKKLRSTRKKRDLSEFDFTLPNHHVQPFNTADIAANTVDAVSHQMAFHSNNFLARHEGFNLDHFGKTFSFHEGKMKQQLRKDIAEVENQRHWFESFSYPDWRKSVGDGLLDEIPRSTNNNWNIGGFRNHPRKHWASKYSIPVVTIPRANPNQISYTARYRYRFGIYPGYTDYKPNIDSHKVYYEYDPHYQTAPNTFLPFRTYQ; this comes from the exons ATGCCCACAAaattcttatacacacgcacttacaaaACCAACAATACTTTTCAACTATCAACATTGAATCTTTCACATCGGAACAGCAC GCAAATATTCCCGATGTGTGGTCAGAAGACATTGTCATTTGCGATCCTCTTTCTGTTCGTCATTGTATCAAGTATATTTGGCGAAAATTTGAACGCCTCAGTTCCAGATATTCCCGAAAATACCGAGCAAGCTACCGCAGTTAGTGCAACAGTGGAACCTATACTGCAAACCACAACTGAAAGACAGTACTCTTCTGCTCAGAGCTATCACGAGAAGCAGCAGGATGAGTTTCAGACAAACACAACGCCAGACTTTCCACTATTTCCGAGAAAGGAAGATTCGCAACAGTTTTGGAACGACCATCCAGAATTCAAAGGGGTTCCTGATTTGCCAGCCAATTCGACAAATTATCCCACGTGGTTGATTAAGCTGATGTCTCAAGATAAATCATTAAAGCCCACCAGCAGAGCACACAGTCAAGATCAGTCGCCATCATTTCTTCAAAATGATCGATTTATCGATGCTGATCAACACCAACAAAGCTTCAATCATCCCACTGAAAACGGTCGATTTATGCATCTACCTGCACGAGAGTTTCATGCAAGAAGACAATGGTTAAGTCAGGATGACACTAGTAATGAACAACCAATATTTCTATATCCCGTACAAAGTATTCAAACAAAGTTTGTTCATCCCGTGGAGATTTTCCCACTCAATTCCGCTGTTGTTCGAAATCGGGATTTATTGTGGCGTCCAACAGCTGAGAGGGTAGAAAATACCGAAAGACAAAGATATCACAAAGTTTTTGATCGCTTAAATTTTAACAGAGAACTTCGAGCGAAACAATATTATCCTGGTATAGAAAACAATGGTTTTGAAAGTCTGCAACAAGCAGTATTCGAAAACAGTGTGGATCGTAATTTTCATGCTTATCAGAGAAATATACCAATCATTCTGGCAAAAAGTGGCAATCTTCAGCTGAATCCAAATccaaattttagaaataaattagtTATCTTTTCAGTAGAACCTGTGTTGAAAAGAGATCTTGTTTCGCCACTGCGGCGAACGAAACGTCAAACAAGAGGTATTTATAGAAAACCACCACGTCTTCAAGAATTTGATGATGATAAACCAAAAAACTTTGTGCCAAAACGCAAATGGCCGGGGAAAGAAAACTCTTTCAGATTTAATGATTTCCAACTTGAGAATCGATGGTCTCCATTTTTCTCGCCCACAAATTTTGTTGAACGTCAAAAAATTCCTATTGTGGtggtaaaaatggacaaaaacgCATTCCAGTTTAATAATAATGGAAACGATGAGCACAAAGAAGGAGCAGAAGCGTCAGGAAATAACCAAAGAGATGGGGCTGAAATGACGAGAAGACAATATCCAAATGAATCGAATTTCTTGTTTGTTGGCGGTGGACCTTGGATGCCGGGTCAATGGTTAACGGCTGACGAACAATCACAGAATACGCCCGCCGTCGACTATTCACGAAGATTTCACGGAAATATTTTCTTCGAAAGATTTCCTTACTCTCGAAGTAGAAATAATAAAGACATTATAGGAAATTCTCCGAAACAACTAAATCGCCACGAAATAGTCAACAATGCTAAAAGCGATCATTTGCATAGAAGCCAcctaaataatggaaataataatttttcatctCAAAATTTGAAGAATGATAACTTTTCACACATGGATTTCTCCCCTAATATAGCACCTAGTGATCGGAGTGGGAAAATATTAGCGGTAACATCGATATATTCTAAATTCAATGGAAACTTAAAGGACTCAGTTGAAACTGGAAATGGTTTTCCTACGGCATCTAAAAATGGTGACAGACGATTCCAATCTCTCTTGCCACTATTTCCAAATTGGTTACTGAAGAAGTTTTCTGAAAAGAAAGTGGCTTCTGCAGCTTCGGAAAAAGGAACAGATAGCCAAAATATCGGACCCAAGGGCGGTGACGTGAAGACATGCCTCTCCAACTGCTCTTCAGCAGCAAATTCAAAGACTGAACACTCTCAGAAGGATATCACTCGCGAAGACAAAAGTAACCGAACAGAAAAACCTAAATTGCGGACCAAAGATGTTCTCCCAGCTTCTTCATCGGATATTTTACAAAATCGTAAGAAACTTCGATCGACCAGAAAGAAACGTGATCTATCTGAATTCGATTTCACGTTGCCTAACCACCACGTTCAGCCCTTTAATACAGCTGATATTGCCGCTAATACTGTAGATGCTGTTTCTCATCAAATGGCATTCCATTCCAATAATTTCTTAGCCAGACACGAAGGTTTCAATCTTGACCACTTCGGGAAAACTTTCAGTTTCCACGAAGGCAAAATGAAGCAACAACTGCGGAAAGACATAGCAGAAGTTGAAAATCAAAGACATTGGTTCGAATCTTTCTCTTATCCAgattggagaaaatcagttgggGACGGACTTCTGGACGAGATTCCTAGATCAACGAACAACAACTGGAACATTGGCGGCTTTAGGAACCATCCTCGAAAGCATTGGGCATCAAAGTACTCCATTCCGGTGGTAACAATCCCTAGAGCAAATCCTAACCAGATATCGTACACAGCAAGATATCGGTACAGGTTCGGTATCTACCCGGGGTATACTGATTACAAACCGAACATCGACAGCCACAAAGTTTATTATGAGTATGACCCCCACTACCAGACCGCACCGAATACTTTTCTACCTTTCCGAACCTATCAGTAA
- the LOC118767818 gene encoding uncharacterized protein LOC118767818: MAPPGSVSCDTFKTTLINRTSESQQKRLHQLLISEELGDKTPSQLLCRRKQLLGDESLPEKIFKQLFLQRLPSNTQVVLASTRENTSIEELAELADKIAEVPHKYPTVSTVTPVTPSTNPFRAQTSSSEISDLRALMMQQAAQIQTLTNQIQALSLSSQRRSTSRSRRDGRRYRSPSATRNSHDTCW, from the coding sequence ATGGCACCACCCGGTTCTGTGTCGTGCGACACCTTTAAAACCACGCTGATAAACAGAACCTCCGAATCGCAACAGAAACGACTTCACCAGCTTCTGATATCGGAAGAATTGGGTGACAAAACGCCGTCCCAGCTTCTTTGTAGAAGGAAGCAGCTTCTCGGAGATGAGAGCCTCCCGGAAAAAATTTTCAAGCAGCTTTTTCTCCAGCGTCTGCCCTCCAATACCCAGGTTGTTCTCGCTTCTACTAGAGAAAATACATCCATTGAAGAACTGGCGGAACTAGCTGACAAAATAGCCGAAGTACCGCACAAATATCCAACGGTATCGACGGTGACGCCAGTCACTCCCAGTACCAATCCCTTCCGTGCACAAACCAGTTCTTCCGAGATTTCGGACTTGCGTGCATTAATGATGCAGCAAGCTGCTCAAATTCAGACCCTCACCAACCAAATACAGGCCCTATCGCTTAGTTCCCAGCGCCGAAGCACCAGCCGATCgcgacgagatggcagacggTACCGAAGCCCCAGTGCGACCCGCAACTCACATGACACGTGTTGGTAA